A genomic stretch from Anopheles nili chromosome X, idAnoNiliSN_F5_01, whole genome shotgun sequence includes:
- the LOC128729130 gene encoding nucleolar protein 14 homolog: MRSKPNRNKADAILRRKSATGSKVNPFETLVSKSKHAVLNRGIQSKNPGKLQQISLEKRDQTLRKEFELRHKTNQFLDARIKSKYARQQSKKAETSEMYNLNLTHVGQTLNEIENFDDVPDGADDDDEDGVLQDSFTSATHFGGGTNDEDTRIDRKTVIANLIAESIKQKEQRQREQDELYEMRLKLDDDLKNLMPQFSQHIRRDDERMKPDDYDRTMREMIFEKRGAPTEKLKSVDPSVEAQKKREELEREKQERMKQTAVKTSRPISADALSDDYFNEGDESNHEEEDETNDDTYGDNRPAADEADSGEEDEDEDTDDESGSDVDSLSDLKAALQQSDEDEEPEPELEPVPQVKPTVKPSKNPPTPNKPIVVNFVPKIVDVPREYEQFAAMLAEQSLDERIALIGSMVHTLKQKSFLNKSRWSVLFAYTLNYVGDLFSHVNATTVEQEFKTLHLLIPLLHDMAQADQVGIGTVFLDVVEEKYTEFKEHPRRYPSLATLMLLKLVPLLFSSSDRKHTIVTPVMVFIGEMLTRCQVRNRRDITRGLLLVTTALECVEQSQRILPTALAYLTAVLQQACPRDISRPVENVVQPFKVTSCLQTSKSQDTTSATEELQLTAQDVLLVEITDSFKIRAIACAVSLIGAVCKQLEKSPANSIITRHFLRPLGALKTSMFPASLQQLVQQTTQTLTELSQPPLAYLVKAERKPKPLRLMEPKVETVYEDIWRRPKTAVPLREQRRKLQKKVKKLARGAAREIRLDNEYLAKLQHKRRMESDRERKEKVRKIFSHATAQQGELKSLDRRAKHRK; encoded by the exons ATGCGATCGAAACCTAACCGAAACAAAGCCGATGCGATACTTCGCAGAAAGAGTGCCACCGGTTCGAAAGTTAACCCGTTCGAAACTCTGgtttcaaaatcaaaacacgcCGTGCTCAACCGTGGCATACAATCCAAGAATCCGGGGAAGCTCCAACAAATATCGCTCGAGAAACGTGATCAAACTCTCCGTAAGGAGTTCGAATTGCGccacaaaacaaatcaatttctcGATGCCCGTATCAAAAGCAAATATGCTCGTCAGCAATCAAAGAAGGCAGAAACGAGCGAAATGTATAACCTCAACCTAACCCACGTCGGACAAACGCTGAACGAGATAGAAAATTTCGACGACGTACCCGACGgtgctgacgatgatgatgaggatggcGTGCTACAAG ATTCATTTACTAGTGCTACTCATTTTGGCGGTGGTACCAACGATGAGGACACCAGAATAGATCGTAAAACGGTCATCGCAAATCTGATCGCAGAGAGCATAAAGCAGAAGGAGCAGCGGCAACGCGAACAGGACGAGTTGTACGAGATGCGGCTGAAGCTGGACGATGATTTGAAGAATCTGATGCCTCAGTTTAGTCAGCACATCCGCCGGGACGATGAGCGCATGAAACCGGACGACTACGATCGTACAATGCGCGAGATGATATTCGAGAAAAGAGGCGCTCCAACAGAGAAGCTTAAATCCGTCGATccatcggtggaggcgcagaaaaaacgggaagagcttgagcgagaaaagcaggaacgaatgaaacaaacgGCTGTTAAAACGAGTCGACCAATATCGGCTGATGCGCTTTCCGATGACTACTTTAATGAAGGAGACGAAAGTAACCACGAAGAGGAAGATGAAACGAATGACGATACATACGGTGATAACCGCCCAGCAGCGGATGAAGCTGATAGTGGTGAGGAGGATGAGGACGAAGACACGGATGACGAGTCTGGCAGTGATGTGGATAGCTTGTCAGATCTCAAAGCTGCACTTCAACAGAGCGATGAGGATGAAGAACCGGAACCAGAGCTGGAACCTGTACCACAAGTTAAACCGACGGTTAAACCatcgaaaaatccacccacaccAAATAAACCGATCGTTGTCAATTTCGTCCCCAAAATAGTGGACGTACCGCGAGAATACGAACAGTTCGCGGCGATGCTTGCAGAGCAGAGCCTTGACGAACGGATAGCCTTGATTGGTAGCATGGTTCACACGTTAAAGCAAAAGAGCTTTCTGAACAAATCGCGCTGGTCGGTACTGTTCGCGTATACGCTGAACTACGTAGGGGATCTCTTTTCCCACGTGAACGCGACCACGGTAGAGCAGGAATTTAAAACGCTTCATTTGCTGATCCCACTGCTACACGATATGGCACAAGCTGATCAGGTTGGAATCGGGACGGTGTTCCTGGAcgtggtggaggaaaaatacaCTGAGTTTAAGGAACACCCTCGGCGTTATCCTTCTCTCGCGACGCTGATGCTGCTGAAGCTAGTACCATTACTCTTTTCTTCGTCGGATCGAAAGCACACAATTGTTACGCCGGTTATGGTGTTTATTGGGGAAATGCTAACACGCTGCCAAGTGCGCAACCGTCGGGATATCACTCGTGGCTTGCTCCTTGTTACGACAGCACTGGAATGCGTGGAACAATCGCAACGCATTCTACCAACGGCTTTAGCCTACTTGACTGCAGTTTTACAACAAGCCTGTCCACGTGATATATCCCGACCAGTCGAAAACGTGGTGCAGCCGTTTAAAGTCACTTCTTGTCTGCAAACCTCAAAATCGCAAGACACAACTAGCGCTACCGAAGAGCTGCAGCTGACAGCACAGGATGTACTGCTTGTGGAGATTACGGATTCGTTTAAAATACGAGCAATTGCGTGCGCAGTGTCGCTGATCGGGGCCGTTTGTAAGCAACTTGAAAAGAGCCCCGCAAACTCAATCATTACCAGGCACTTCCTGCGTCCACTTGGTGCCCTAAAAACGTCCATGTTTCCTGCTTCCCTGCAGCAGCTTGTCCAGCAAACGACACAAACGTTAACCGAGCTCTCACAGCCACCGCTGGCGTATCTCGTAAAGGCGGaacggaaaccgaaaccgCTCCGTTTGATGGAGCCAAAGGTAGAAACGGTGTACGAGGACATCTGGCGCCGACCTAAAACAGCGGTACCGCTGCGCGAACAGCGCCGGAAGCTGCAAAAGAAGGTAAAGAAGCTAGCACGTGGTGCGGCCCGTGAGATCCGGCTGGATAACGAGTATCTTGCCAAGCTGCAGCACAAGCGGCGCATGGAGAGCGATCGTGAACGCAAGGAGAAGGTTCGGAAGATCTTTAGCCATGCTACTGCGCAACAGGGCGAACTGAAATCGCTCGATCGACGGGCGAAACATCGTAAATAG
- the LOC128729162 gene encoding peroxiredoxin-2 produces MSFLARTLAQTCFRMASGAGFQQRLLHTSRSLAVAQVQHPAPAFKGTAVVNSDFREIKLEDYKGKYLVLFFYPLDFTFVCPTEIIAFSDRINEFKELNTEVVGVSVDSHFSHLAWVNTPRKAGGLGKLEYPLLADLTKQISADYGVLLKDGISLRGLFIIDPSGVVRQITINDLPVGRSVDETLRLIKAFQFVEKHGEVCPANWEPKTNAATIKPNPKDSREYFEKHGK; encoded by the exons ATGTCGTTCCTGGCGCGTACACTCGCACAAACG TGCTTTCGCATGGCGTCGGGAGCCGGATTCCAACAGCGCCTGCTGCACACAAGCCGTTCGTTAGCGGTGGCCCAGGTTCAGCATCCTGCTCCAGCTTTTAAGGGAACCGCCGTGGTGAATAGCGATTTTCGTGAAATTAAACTGGAGGACTACAAAGGCAAATACTTGGTGCTGTTCTTCTATCCACTCGATTT TACCTTTGTCTGTCCAACGGAAATTATTGCATTTAGTGATCGCATTAATGAGTTTAAGGAGCTGAACACGGAGGTGGTTGGTGTGTCGGTCGATTCGCATTTCTCCCATCTCGCTTGGGTCAATACACCGCGAAAAGCCGGTGGGCTGGGTAAACTAGAGTACCCATTGCTGGCCGATCTAACCAAGCAAATTTCCGCTGATTACGGGGTTCTGCTTAAGGATGGAATCTCGCTGCGTGGGCTGTTCATCATCGATCCGAGCGGCGTGGTGCGCCAAATCACCATTAACGATCTACCTGTCGGCCGATCGGTGGATGAGACATTGCGGCTGATTAAGGCTTTCCAGTTCGTGGAGAAACATGGCGAGGTGTGCCCCGCTAATTGGGAACCGAAGACGAACGCGGCCACTATCAAGCCGAATCCGAAGGATTCTCGTGAATATTTCGAAAAACATGGCAAGTAG
- the LOC128728584 gene encoding endoplasmic reticulum resident protein 29: MWYKPFAIIIVLLISTIEAWTARGCVDLDSSTFDKVVGKFRYSLVKFDTAFPYGDKHEAFTNLALETVEASDELLFALVGIKDYGEKDNNDLGKRFNIGKEYPVIKLFAGARSKPIDFPPGEEITAENLRKFLKRTTSGLYIGLPGCVQKLDELAQAFMKTVEPSERQSIIAEVEQAERDTPEEDPSKKSHAMYLSVMRKIVKSGDRPESVVSNEMKRVAKLLAGKLSDAKRAELKLRSNIMLSFSTSGDAAKSKRTEL; encoded by the coding sequence ATGTGGTACAAACCATTTGCAATCATCATAGTGCTGCTAATTAGCACAATCGAAGCCTGGACCGCACGGGGATGCGTTGATTTAGATTCATCAACATTCGACAAAGTGGTCGGCAAGTTCCGGTACAGTTTGGTAAAATTTGATACGGCTTTCCCGTACGGGGACAAACATGAGGCATTTACAAATCTTGCCCTCGAAACGGTCGAAGCTAGTGATGAGTTACTGTTTGCACTGGTTGGAATCAAGGACTATGGAGAAAAGGACAACAACGATCTCGGCAAGCGGTTCAACATCGGCAAGGAGTACCCGGTCATCAAGCTGTTCGCCGGTGCACgctcgaaaccgatcgatttccCACCCGGTGAGGAAATTACGGCAGAGAATTTGCGAAAGTTTCTAAAGCGCACCACTAGCGGGCTGTATATTGGGCTGCCCGGATGCGTGCAAAAGCTGGACGAGTTGGCACAGGCGTTTATGAAGACGGTTGAGCCATCTGAACGACAATCGATAATCGCTGAAGTGGAGCAGGCTGAACGGGACACACCCGAGGAGGATCCATCGAAGAAGTCTCACGCGATGTATCTGTCCGTGATGCGAAAGATAGTCAAATCCGGGGACCGGCCGGAAAGTGTCGTaagcaatgaaatgaaacgtgTAGCCAAGCTGCTGGCTGGGAAGCTAAGTGACGCTAAAAGGGCAGAACTGAAGCTACGTTCCAACATTATGTTGTCGTTCAGCACGTCGGGTGACGCGGCAAAGTCCAAACGTACCGAATTGTAA
- the LOC128728585 gene encoding methionyl-tRNA formyltransferase, mitochondrial, with protein sequence MNVLLNHTRIKGLCRKHIQHTLRLFSNVSRLKILFFGTDNFSLPSLKIIHKNLIDNGRVQTLEVVTSFKAAKNPVKQYSRSEGIPMHDWALFPKDINNTFDLGVVVSFGHLIPESLINSFNRGMLNVHASLLPKLRGAAPIVHAIANGDETTGISIMRIKPRQFDVGEILSQSIVHIERDTLMPQLHDRLAQIGASCLIGCIEDLETYYSKLIIQDDSQATYAPKIDQKFAEIRWAEAGAVRIYDLYRSLYGLRPVCTSFVGELVKIFKMSYDRGQSKTVREFVPGHMEYSKRTKQLLVRCCDGELLEILQLSVGGKKILTGQDFYNGFLSKVNPSERYFK encoded by the exons ATGAACGTTCTGCTGAATCATACGCGCATAAAAGGATTATGTCGCAAACATATCCAACACacgttgcgtttgttttcgaaCGTTTCACGTTTAAAAATACTATTCTTCGGCACAGACAACTTCTCACTACCTAGCTTGAAAATAATTCACAAAAATCT AATAGATAATGGCAGAGTACAGACACTGGAGGTGGTCACGTCGTTCAAAGCAGCGAAAAATCCGGTGAAGCAGTATAGTCGTTCAGAAGGAATACCCATGCATGATTGGGCGCTCTTTCCAAAAGATATCAATAACACGTTCGATCTTGGTGTGGTTGTATCATTCGGTCATCTAATTCCGGAATCTTTAATCAATTCGTTTAATCG CGGAATGCTCAATGTTCACGCAAGTCTACTGCCAAAGCTAAGAGGTGCAGCTCCAATAGTACATGCTATTGCAAATGGTGATGAAACCACCGGAATCAGCATCATGCGTATCAAACCAAGACAGTTTGATGTGGGAGAGATTCTTTCTCAATCCATTGTACATATTGAACGAGATACATTAATGCCACAACTTCATGACCGTTTGGCGCAAATAGGTGCCTCGTGCCTGATTGGATGCATAGAAGATTTAGAAACATACTACAGCAAACTAATTATTCAGGACGATTCTCAAGCAACCTATG CTCCGAAAATTGATCAAAAGTTTGCTGAAATTCGATGGGCGGAAGCTGGAGCAGTTAGAATTTATGACCTCTACCGTTCGTTGTACGGTTTGCGGCCCGTTTGTACTTCTTTCGTTGGTGAACTagtgaaaatatttaaaatgtcATACGATCGAGGGCAATCGAAAACTGTCCGTGAATTTGTGCCTGGCCACATGGAGTACTCCAAACGTACAAAGCAATTGTTAGTACGATGTTGCGATGGTGAGCTGCTTGAAATATTGCAATTATCTGTTGGAGGGAAAAAGATCCTAACGGGGCAGGATTTTTATAATGGTTTTCTCAGCAAAGTTAACCCGTCGGAGAGGTACTTCAAGTGA